The following are encoded together in the Zingiber officinale cultivar Zhangliang chromosome 8A, Zo_v1.1, whole genome shotgun sequence genome:
- the LOC122010748 gene encoding serine carboxypeptidase II-3-like, with translation MKPSFSCLCFFFLLCLLQCGASGTVQQGDALNKFYFNNRSGRSSASWPSSLLSVSNLESKVYDNSKLKEGDKVVRLPGQPAGVHFDQYAGYVTVNKPNGRALFYYFVEAAENSGSKPLVLWLNGGPGCSSLGYGAMEELGPFRVMSDGKTLYRNPYSWNEVANVLFLESPAGVGFSYSNTTSDYAKSGDRRTTIDALIFLVNWFERFPEYKGRDFFITGESYAGHYVPQLAHAILHHKDRLINLKGIAIGNAVINEETDKKGMFDCFWTHALIADETIVSIHKFCNFSLDTQQQPPECDRVVDEASRVFDEVNIYNIYAPLCFSSGVTPTPKLPSIENFDPCTSNYVEAYLNNPAVQKALHANVTKLNYTWSGCSQVIPSWSDQPSTMLPIIHELLSNGIRVLKYSGDFDGRVPVTSTRYSLNKLKLKVKASWRYWMLNSEVAGYTVVYDHNLTFATVRGAGHEVPSYQPARALEMIKSFFQGLHLPAA, from the exons ATGAAGCCAAGTTTCAGCTgtctctgcttcttcttcctcctctgtttATTACAATGCGGAGCTTCTGGTACAGTGCAGCAGGGAGATGCTCTGAACAAGTTCTACTTTAACAACAGATCAGGTAGGTCTTCTGCTTCATGGCCTAGCAGTCTCCTTTCGGTATCCAACCTGGAGTCTAAGGTCTACGACAATAGCAAACTGAAGGAGGGCGACAAGGTTGTTCGGCTACCCGGCCAACCGGCCGGCGTGCATTTCGATCAGTACGCGGGATATGTCACCGTCAACAAACCCAATGGTCGGGCTCTGTTTTACTACTTTGTCGAGGCTGCCGAGAATAGCGGGTCGAAGCCTCTTGTGCTCTGGCTCAATGGAG GGCCGGGTTGTTCGTCGCTGGGGTACGGCGCCATGGAGGAGCTCGGGCCGTTTCGGGTGATGAGCGATGGCAAGACTCTGTACAGGAATCCCTACTCTTGGAACGAAG TGGCGAACGTCTTGTTCCTCGAGAGCCCTGCCGGCGTTGGCTTCTCCTACTCCAACACCACGTCGGACTACGCCAAGAGCGGCGACCGTAGGACGACGATCGATGCGTTGATTTTCCTCGTTAACTGGTTCGAGCGGTTCCCGGAGTATAAGGGGAGGGACTTCTTCATCACCGGCGAGAGCTACGCCGGGCACTACGTCCCCCAACTCGCCCATGCCATACTCCATCACAAAGATCGCCTCATCAACCTCAAAGGCATCGCG ATCGGGAACGCAGTGATCAATGAGGAGACGGATAAGAAGGGGATGTTCGACTGTTTCTGGACGCACGCGTTGATTGCCGATGAGACGATCGTCTCGATCCACAAATTCTGCAATTTCTCGTTGGATACGCAGCAGCAGCCTCCGGAGTGCGACCGAGTAGTCGACGAGGCGAGCCGTGTCTTCGATGAAGTGAACATCTACAACATATACGCACCGCTGTGCTTCTCGTCGGGCGTGACGCCGACTCCAAAGTTGCCTTCG ATTGAGAATTTTGATCCTTGTACTTCTAATTACGTGGAGGCATATCTTAATAATCCTGCGGTACAGAAAGCTCTACATGCCAATGTGACAAAGCTCAACTACACCTGGTCTGGTTGTAG CCAAGTGATACCAAGTTGGTCAGATCAGCCTTCCACAATGTTGCCAATTATTCACGAATTGTTATCTAATGGGATTAGGGTTTTGAAGTACAG TGGTGACTTTGATGGAAGAGTTCCTGTTACTTCCACAAGATACTCCCTCAATAAGCTAAAGCTTAAAGTGAAAGCTTCATGGAGATATTGGATGCTTAACAGTGAG GTCGCGGGATACACTGTAGTGTATGATCACAATTTGACATTTGCCACTGTTCGAGGAGCCGGACATGAGGTTCCAAGTTATCAGCCAGCTCGAGCTCTGGAGATGATCAAAAGTTTTTTTCAAGGGCTGCATCTCCCGGCTGCTTAA
- the LOC122008742 gene encoding serine carboxypeptidase II-3-like isoform X1 yields MEELGPFRVMSDGKTLYRNPYAWNEVANVLFLESPAGVGFSYSNTTSDYAKSGDRRTTIDALIFLVNWFERFPEYKGRDFFITGESYAGHYVPQLAHAILHHKDRLINLKGIAIGNAVINEETDKKGMFDYFWTHALIADETIVSIHKFCNFSLDTQQQPPECDRVVDEASRVFDEVNIYNIYAPLCFSSGVTPTPKLPSIENFDPCTSNYVEAYLNNPAVQKALHANVTKLNYTWSGCSQVIPSWSDQPSTMLPIIHELLSNGIRVLKYSGDFDGRVPVTSTRYSLNKLKLKVKASWRDWMLNSEVAGYTVVYDHNLTFATVRGAGHEVPSYQPARALEMIKSFFQGLHLPAA; encoded by the exons ATGGAGGAGCTCGGGCCGTTTCGGGTGATGAGCGATGGCAAGACTCTGTACAGGAATCCCTACGCTTGGAACGAAG TGGCGAACGTCTTGTTCCTCGAGAGCCCTGCCGGCGTCGGCTTCTCCTACTCCAACACCACGTCGGACTACGCCAAGAGCGGCGACCGTAGGACGACGATCGATGCGTTGATTTTCCTCGTTAACTGGTTCGAGCGGTTCCCGGAGTATAAGGGGAGGGACTTCTTCATCACCGGCGAGAGCTACGCCGGGCACTACGTCCCCCAACTCGCCCATGCCATACTCCATCACAAAGATCGCCTCATCAACCTCAAAGGCATCGCG ATCGGGAACGCAGTGATCAACGAGGAGACGGATAAGAAGGGGATGTTCGACTATTTCTGGACGCACGCGTTGATTGCCGACGAGACGATCGTCTCGATCCACAAGTTCTGCAATTTCTCGCTGGATACGCAGCAGCAGCCTCCGGAGTGCGACCGAGTAGTCGACGAGGCGAGCCGTGTCTTCGATGAAGTGAACATCTACAACATATACGCACCGCTGTGCTTCTCGTCGGGCGTGACGCCGACTCCAAAGTTGCCTTCG ATTGAGAATTTTGATCCTTGTACTTCTAATTACGTGGAGGCATATCTTAATAATCCTGCGGTACAGAAAGCTCTACATGCCAATGTGACAAAGCTCAACTACACCTGGTCTGGTTGTAG CCAAGTGATACCAAGTTGGTCAGATCAGCCTTCCACAATGTTGCCAATTATTCACGAATTGTTATCTAATGGGATTAGGGTTTTGAAGTACAG TGGTGACTTTGATGGAAGAGTTCCTGTTACTTCCACAAGATACTCCCTCAATAAGCTAAAGCTTAAAGTGAAAGCTTCATGGAGAGATTGGATGCTTAACAGTGAG GTCGCGGGATACACTGTAGTGTATGATCACAATTTGACATTTGCCACTGTTCGAGGAGCCGGACATGAGGTTCCAAGTTATCAGCCAGCTCGAGCTCTGGAGATGATCAAAAGTTTTTTTCAAGGGCTGCATCTCCCGGCTGCTTAA
- the LOC122008742 gene encoding serine carboxypeptidase II-3-like isoform X2 — MEELGPFRVMSDGKTLYRNPYAWNEVANVLFLESPAGVGFSYSNTTSDYAKSGDRRTTIDALIFLVNWFERFPEYKGRDFFITGESYAGHYVPQLAHAILHHKDRLINLKGIAIGNAVINEETDKKGMFDYFWTHALIADETIVSIHKFCNFSLDTQQQPPECDRVVDEASRVFDEVNIYNIYAPLCFSSGVTPTPKLPSIENFDPCTSNYVEAYLNNPAVQKALHANVTKLNYTWSGCSQVIPSWSDQPSTMLPIIHELLSNGIRVLKYR; from the exons ATGGAGGAGCTCGGGCCGTTTCGGGTGATGAGCGATGGCAAGACTCTGTACAGGAATCCCTACGCTTGGAACGAAG TGGCGAACGTCTTGTTCCTCGAGAGCCCTGCCGGCGTCGGCTTCTCCTACTCCAACACCACGTCGGACTACGCCAAGAGCGGCGACCGTAGGACGACGATCGATGCGTTGATTTTCCTCGTTAACTGGTTCGAGCGGTTCCCGGAGTATAAGGGGAGGGACTTCTTCATCACCGGCGAGAGCTACGCCGGGCACTACGTCCCCCAACTCGCCCATGCCATACTCCATCACAAAGATCGCCTCATCAACCTCAAAGGCATCGCG ATCGGGAACGCAGTGATCAACGAGGAGACGGATAAGAAGGGGATGTTCGACTATTTCTGGACGCACGCGTTGATTGCCGACGAGACGATCGTCTCGATCCACAAGTTCTGCAATTTCTCGCTGGATACGCAGCAGCAGCCTCCGGAGTGCGACCGAGTAGTCGACGAGGCGAGCCGTGTCTTCGATGAAGTGAACATCTACAACATATACGCACCGCTGTGCTTCTCGTCGGGCGTGACGCCGACTCCAAAGTTGCCTTCG ATTGAGAATTTTGATCCTTGTACTTCTAATTACGTGGAGGCATATCTTAATAATCCTGCGGTACAGAAAGCTCTACATGCCAATGTGACAAAGCTCAACTACACCTGGTCTGGTTGTAG CCAAGTGATACCAAGTTGGTCAGATCAGCCTTCCACAATGTTGCCAATTATTCACGAATTGTTATCTAATGGGATTAGGGTTTTGAAGTACAG ataa